The following nucleotide sequence is from Phacochoerus africanus isolate WHEZ1 chromosome 6, ROS_Pafr_v1, whole genome shotgun sequence.
TGATTCTGAATAATTTAAAGAAGTAGTGGGTTTGGGGGTATGTTTTCGTGATACCTTCTCTCTCGAGTGGGAAGGTATCAGGCCACTTTTAAAACTGACCTTGACCTCTAAGCTAAAGTGACCTGTTGCCCTAACTTGTTGGTGCTATAATGTCCCTAAATCTGAATAAGACAGATTGTGTTTAATGGTCCTGCTCCTGTAGGACAGGATGAAGTGAGAATTGACTAGAGGATTTAGTGCCACTCAAGCTTGCTCCTCTTAGATGGTGAGCTGAATCAAAGcagtttattttattgcttttgagtttgggttttttttttttttttttaattcttagacatttaaaaaaatatatacattcttctcataaaatataaatgtcagATAAGAATGAATCAAGAATTTTCCAATTTCTAGGAGGATCCCCTCTCTTTTCctaccttcccccccccccaccccgccatgcagagggcatatggaagttcccgggccagtgaCCCCCTAAACAACTGCAGCGagaatgccacatccttaacccactgcaccacaagggaactctcctctttttcttgtaCTTATTCTCATTTATCTACTCtttctctaaaaggaaaaaatataggtTAACTCACAATTCAGATTCCAGCTCAACCATTGGTTCTGCTCTGGGTTTTAATTTGGGGTGAGTAGGGCCCACACCTCCCTCCCTGAGATCGACACAAATGGCTACTAATGGTGTAATACTGCTACTATGATGTCTTTCTTTCTGTGAACTTTTTAGCAATCATCAAGGTGCTACACCTTTAGTTTTGGCAAAGCGCAGGGGAGTGAATAAAGATGTCATCCGATTGCTGGAATCTTTGGAAGAACAGGAGGTAAAAGGATTTAACAGAGGAACTCACTCAAAACTGGAGACCATGCAGACAGCTGAGAGCGAAAGGTACTTAAGATACCATTTTGTAAAGGGGCAAGTCACTCTGAATGAATCTTTTATGACAACTTTTTGTTAgctttatatttatttgctttcaaGTAAAGAGCTTTGATGCTTTCTTTGAACTTTATATTGGTCCTTATGGCTCCAGATTACAATTGGCAAGCTATTAACAGGAAGTACTATGTGCCCACAGGCACAGAATGTTCTTTTAGTCACTGTATAGGGAAACCCGCTGTATTGGCTGTACAAGCCAAACGAGCTGAATAGGAGGGCAGGAAATAGCAGTTTGCGAATTTAAGTACTGGTCACAAAAAGAATGGGATTTCAAAAAAAGAACTTGGACAGtattagaaaagaccaaaaaggtagttttggagttcctgttgtggctcagcagtaatgaacccgactagtatccgtgaggatgcaggatccctggccccgctcagtgggtttaggatccagtgttgctgtgagctgtggtataggtcgcaggtgcagcttggagccggcgttgctgtggctgttgtgtaagccggcagctgcagctccgattcgacccctagcctagaaacctccatatgcctcgggtgcggccctaaaaagcaaagcaaaaaaaggaaaaaaggtagtTTCAAGGGTAGAAAATTAAAGTGCTAAGGACAAGTAAAGTAGGAGTAAAACACAAAGTTAGACAAGCTTCAACTCAGTTCATTGATGGGAAAGTGGAAGTGACTTTCACATGAGTTGGAACAAATTTGAGCTCCTCTATCTAACTCATTAAAGCTAAGATGTAGTGACTGACAGGATCTCAAATATCAAATAGCTCATCATCTCTCACGTAGAAGCAGTTTAGAATATGGTTCAGGGAGCTCTGAAAAGATGACCAATCATCTTTTCTCCTGGCTTCACAGTCTGTGAAGGTAAAGTCTCTAGGCCAGACTCGGTTGTCCTAGCGTGTTGTTTGGTTGACCGCCATGGAGTTTCAGCCTCCAGATGTCACAGGGTAAGAAGGATGATGAACCTACATAGTCTTATCCCAAACCTTTCAGTGGAATATATTTCAAGGGCCCTCATCAGCTGTTGACCTAGTAGCAGATTGGCCAAGACTTGGAACCAGGAGCACATGGTCCACTTAGACGGTCAGGATCATTGTTTCTGTGAGTTGTGTTTTCTCTCTATTTTCATGGTTCACCCTGAATTTGATTCCTCTGTGCTGGTGTTTGCTTTCTTCCCTGTCCGTGGACTGGCTGGTGTACTCCTTGGGCATCATTAATTCCACTTTCAAGTTTAggactatttttgtttgttttaaacactTATTATgtccaaagaaattaaagagtttTACTTCTAGAACAGTGCATACTCCTCACGAGTTACTATCATTAAAAGCTAGCAAGTACATAAAATTAGCAAGAAATCAGAAGTGCACTGGCAAGCCCTTCTCTTGCCTGTGTGCTCTCGGTTGACAGAATGCCATAAGCCCTTCAGTAACATcgagttatttattttctgttaaagACCATGTTCTTCCAAGAGaactggaaatttatttttctaactacGTTAAGTTTCTTTACCATGAAAAATGTCCAGGAATGTGCTTTTGCTTGGTGTATTTTCAGGACCTTGCTTGGTATTTTTTGTTAATAGCCAATTTCTTAGCAGCTCTttattggaaatatattttaaactttattttgccCCTGTTCTGATTACTAAGAAGTGATTAGTCATTTAAGCAATGcagtatgaaatatttatttatgctcCTTTCATACCTGCCATTGCACTTCAGCATAAGAACTTGTAGTATTTACAGCATTGTGTAAAAGCCTGttcattaaaaattgaattattaatACTTGTACTCCTGCTTGTCCTGTCTTCTGTTCTTCAGTGTCATGGCAGGAATGTGTGGTTGAAGTTTAAATCAAAGAGCTTAAAGGTagcatcattagggaaatgtacaTCAAAACTGTGGTGAAGTACCCTTTCGTTCCCAGTAGGATGGCCGTAATCAAAACGATGGACAGTAACAAGTACTGGCAAGCATGTGGAAAAATTccaaccctcatacattgctggtgggaatgtaaaatagcaTATCTGCTgcggaaaacagtctggcagctTCTCAAAAAGTTAcacagttaccatatgacccaacaattccacttctaggtaaatactcaagaaaattgaaaccatgtgttcacacaaaaacttgcatgtgaatgttcatagaagcattatccTATGATAGCCGAAAGCTGGAAACCACCCAGAAAGTCCCTTACTAATGAACGGAAAAGCAAAATGTCATCTATCCATCCAGTGAAACATTATTccaccataaaaaaggaatgaaatactgatatgtgctacaacacagatgaactttgaaaacacgCTGCATGAGAGCAGCCAGGCACAAAAGGCGCATGtcatgattccatttatctgaAGGGTCCATAATCGGCTAATAGAAagtagtggttgccaggagcagGGGAAGGGGCAGTGGGAAGTGCCTGCTGAAGGGTACAAAGTTCATGATAGAGGTgacaaaaatgttctgaaattagtgGAAACAATTACACGActatgtgaatatattaaaaaccaccgaatcatgtactttaaaaagataaattttatgatACATGAAGTATCTCAATAAAAAAGTGGGAGAAGAACTTAAAGGAATTGGCTAGGACATGGTATTGTAGCATAGCTGTGTGATGATCAGCCTTTTCTAGAACAGGAGATAAAGCAAGATTTTCAGTGAATTTAGTATTTTCCATTTTGCTTAGGATTCCCTGAAATACAACATAACTTCTTTTGGGAGGGGGGGCccatgcttgcagcatatggaagttagcaggctaggggtcgaatcagagctgcagccgccggcctacaccacagccacagcaacatagattggagctgcgtctgtgacctacaccacagctcatggcaacaccggatttttaacccactgaggggggcagggatcgaaccttatggataccagtcagatttgtttctgctgagccaccacaggaacccccCATAGCATAACTTCTTAAAGGCTTGTAAATCAAGctgatgaaaaatatttcccCACCCCCATATATCCTATGTTTAATTTAATTCTCATTTACTTTGCAGATATGGGATGACAGAGACAGTGTAGACAACACATGTACAAAAAAGattacacatgtacatacagaCCATCAGGCTAGAATCAGGTATTTCTTAGACAGTAGAAAACATTTCATTGAATAGTCATTAGAGACGGGTCTGATTGGCAGAACTTCATGAGCTTCTAGAGAATGAGCAACTgaattctcattttataagtCCCCACCTtatcccaccccgcccccgctaTCCAGGAGTAGAATGTTCCTCAGAAACCTTTCCTAAGCCAACATGgcataaagcaaagaagcaattaccttaggacTTGTCTTACTGACAGATGCCCAAAATTAAtcaagataaagcacagatgctcccAGATACAATTCAAAGCTGTGGCAGCTGGAGGCTGAGATGCTGACTGTTGTTCTTGGGGAAGGAGCTGGCGGTGTCACTCTTGTGCCAAAACAAACATTGAACACTGCTTTTGCTTTTCACCTTCTTTTGTCTAAAAGTGAAAATCCTCTTGGGATTTCTTTCAGTTAGTGGATACAGGTAGTATTGTAGGTGTTTCTTAAAAGCAAAGTGGCATAAAGTGAACTTTCAAAAAGTGAAGGATACCTATATATCTAACACCTTTAAGTATGAGGGTATGGTGAGTCTAGTCAGTAAATTTCATGTAAGTCAAAATTAACCTCTCCTGAACTTCTCAAAGTTCTAATCTTATTTTTGAACTTGcctgaatttttcttaaatttttgtattgttgtCGATTCCCATTGAAAATGTCTTCTTATTCAgaagataaactttttttaatataaaaaaaggtTTGGATGTCAAACAGACTGGCCAGTTAGGAAGCCACCTTCTCATGGTGAGAGAAGAACTCTAGTGTGAGTCACAGCTGAAGGGCCTGCTGTTAACAGTGTcaagaagtaaaataaagtagGGTACGAAAAAAAATCCGTCAATTCTGCATGATGAACCAGGCTCTAAGACAttgttttatgttgtttccattgtTCTGTCCCAAGATGGTTGGAAGAATATGAAGAGAAGTTTAGGAAGGATAATAATAGCCATCGATAGTTGATACCTATGATTGTGGTCATTGTGGCTCTAATCTAAATGATACCCTGTTATTAGGCCTGCATGTTGTGACATAGTTGTGGGTGCTAATCCTTCAGAGCTTCGAATTCTTCACAGTGCAGCCTTTCAGATACTAACATCAGATATACTCTTTTCTGTATGTAGTGGTCATACTTCTCATTTGTATAGTTCTAAAAACCGGAAACAGTGTTTTTATGGTATTTGTGCTACCTTATTTTCAACTAGACTCAGCCTTTAtatagaaaggaaacaaacattttGTGTTAAGTTGAACAAGATAATAGAACTAAAAACAGTGGGAGGAAGCTATTAAGAGGAATTCCTAATGGCTAGCCCGGTCCACACGTACAACAGACTGAAGAGTAAACATCCATTGTTAGGGTATTAAAGAAAGAATTCCTTTCATTGGTCAGATTATTTAACTAAATCAATATAAATCCCCTTTTCACTTTCCAAGTCACACATTGTAGAAAGCAGTTTTTTGAGTTAcccatttttgcttgttttcattaGTATGAATTCTCAAGTTTTGAATCCTTGTTTTGAATTCTTCTAAGTTTCAAATAGCCAAAGTGTGCTTTGCTTTAGTATCTGATGGAAACAACTCATTTGACTTACTTCATGACTTCCACTTGGGAGTTTTGATTAGAAAAGGATTTTtaggggaggagtgggatggactgggagtgtggagTTCgtaaatgcaaactgttacatttaggatgaataagcagtgaggtcctgctgtttagtctagggaactgtatccagtctcttgggatagagtgtgaagggagaaaatataacaaagggaatgtatatgtgtgtgtgtgtgtgtgtgtgtgtgtgtgtatacgttttttactttaagtaaaatatatactttttatatatttacttttatatattcatatatattttatatatttatataatactttaagtaaaaatgtgtgtgtgtgtatatatatatatatatatatatgtatgtatgactgagtcacttcgctgtatagcagaaattggcacaacattgtaaacgaACCATACTctcataaaaactttaaaaaataggagttcccgtcgtggcgcagtggttaacgaatccgactaggaaccatgaggttgcgggtttggtccctgcccttgctcagtgggttaatgatccggcgttgccgtgagctgtggtgcaggttgcagacgcggctcggatcacgcgttgctgtggctgtggtgtaggctggtggctatggctccgattagacccctagcctggggatctccatatgccgcgggagcggcccaagaaatagcaaaaagaccaaaaaaaaaaaaaaactttaaaaaataaaaggattttaaCTTGGATTCTTCTGGATACTAAACCAAGGAACATGAGCATTACTCTTTGGCGGTCTGTAGCTAAGGTGGATTGTCCAGCCAGCTGCAGGTATATAAACCAGTACACAAATGGATGAGAGTGTCtaagttcattttcttcttataagTATTGTATTTGAAGGTTGGTCTCTTTCTAAACAATGCCGTtctcttgttttatgtttttgaaatgGATGAAATGTGTTGTTTCatgccctttctttcctcttgcttCACTCGCAGTGCCATGGAAAGCCATTCCCTCCTCAATCCCAACCTGCAGCAAGGCGAAGGGGTCCTGTCCAGCTTCCGAACCACGTGGCAGGAGTTTGTGGAGGATCTGGGCTTCTGGAGGGTGTTGCTTTTGATCTTTGTCATTGCTCTGCTGTCTCTTGGCATCGCCTACTATGTGAGTGGGGTGCTGCCCTTCGTGGAAAACCAGCCTGAACTGGTGCATTAAAGGAGCTCATGGAAAAGGAGGCAGGTGCCAGTGTCCTGGCTTCCAGTGTTTGTTCTCAGTTTCTCAAAATCTTCTCTTAGTGCAAGGCAGTGAGGGCtgtacattttgttctttttgcgtCTTTACACCTTGTAATCCTTTTAGAAGAATGACGCGTCTGTTTGAACTAACTGCATACTC
It contains:
- the ANKRD46 gene encoding ankyrin repeat domain-containing protein 46, producing the protein MSYVFVNDSSQTNVPLLQACIDGDFNYSKRLLESGFDPNIRDSRGRTGLHLAAARGNVDICQLLHKFGADLLATDYQGNTALHLCGHVDTIQFLVSNGLKIDICNHQGATPLVLAKRRGVNKDVIRLLESLEEQEVKGFNRGTHSKLETMQTAESESAMESHSLLNPNLQQGEGVLSSFRTTWQEFVEDLGFWRVLLLIFVIALLSLGIAYYVSGVLPFVENQPELVH